The Puntigrus tetrazona isolate hp1 chromosome 3, ASM1883169v1, whole genome shotgun sequence nucleotide sequence TTCAGCTTTGTGTCTGTGAAGAGTAACAACTCCATGTGTGAGCCTCCTTATCTCACTGATGGACCTGCTGTGAATTTTGTGTGAGTATCACACAATAACTTGGATGCagatagtgttttatttttttttatttaatctagaAACAATGGTGAGGAAAGAAAAGTGTTGCATTTATGGGGAAAACACAACTGGCTGGTGGGAAAAACCACCAGTACCTCATCCAGGAACAGTGAGTAAAACCCAACAGCAGTGTAGGCAAGCAAATTTCCACCAGAATTTTTATGCTGCCTAAAAAAGATTTAAGCTTAAGATTTGAATCAGTTTTCACGCCTTACTTTGTGATGGTTGACTTGATGAACTGAGCCAAGAAACCCAAATCAGTCAGGGGGGCCACAGTGGTTCCACCAAAAACCATGACTTCTGtcttaatttcattaaaacttaaaaaaaatcaaaagccaTCCATGCTTTTGTATCATCTAGACAAATCAAGTAGTTTAATTGCATGTAAACAGGAGTGAAGAGCTTTTATCTTGACATGTAAACATAATGTGATTAAGTCCTTACTCTAAATATTGGAAATAGTCAAATTATTTGTGTACATGCAAATAGGGGTAGACTGATTATCGGCCTTTCCGGTTATTGAAGCCAATAttaagcatttgttttatttatcgaTTATCTGTCTTTttcaaaaccaataaaaaaaaacccaacatttTGAAATGCGCTATTTTGCCTCTTATGCAGCCTGTCGGAACTCACCATTCTGTGGTCTGGAGCAATCTCATCCTGTCGAGCATCTGATTTGTTGGGAATCACGAGTCCAACCAATCAACGCCAAAACAATATGATCTATTTATGGTTTCCGCATAAATAGATAATTCAGTTGCATAAATGGAATTTATAGTATATTCGTCAATATTTGAATTAATCAAATATAAGTCAGTACACTTGAAACAACTCACGCAATGGACTAATATCTGTTAATATTTTGCTGCAAAAagactaatataatataaatccaACATGTTCTGCTGCGTTTCTCTGTATGTGAATGGCACAGATGTGCCACACACATAACGAAGTACACAGTGTTTACATCATACGCCATCTCGTTAAAAGAGAACATAAATACATCAACAACATCCCCACAactgctctgagagtcacttCATGAGCACTTGGCCGTTTAATTCGAGCAAAACTGCCGTAATATATACGTAGACCTACACATGCAGGTTCTCATGGcaatccatcaaaataaaaagttaggTTTAGCTTCTGTTACTACAACAATTTAAAACTTttgtctaaaataatattacacaatacACTACTACTTATATATTTGacttttaatagtaaaaaaaaatatttagctctCATTTGattaatagataaaataatgttttatagctTCATCTTCACTGCATTTTAAAGTAACTAAAATGAAGTGTGACTAAAATGAAGCGATAACGTTAGTTCTGGAATACGATACCTGTCACGGCATTCCTATATCAGCTTTCCCGTATTAATAAGCAGCTTTTTCCACTTGCTCAGGAGCAAATTAGACGGCGAATTCCATCTCTGTTGTAAATTCAGtccttaatttttttacagagaCTCGTATCCACAGAGTTCCCACCAGATTCAAGTACATGAACTTAAACGCAAACTGACAGCCTTAATTGTTATATGTTGATAGATTTGGTGTGACCTAAGCAAGTGTTGCCTCTTACATCGATACATAACTGTCATAGACTGTTTGCCTTTAATGCCCACAATTTATCACTTAAATTGCGCTAGTGTGACGGCATCAACAACATCTTTTCAAGCAATCTGCAAGAAGCAAGATATTAAGGAGGGTTAAGCCTCCACCtaacatcaaatcaaatcaaagtttttttggaaaccagactcagttggggtcagttctcctctgactggacgcccagcacttaacttccagttcaatttaaacgcagctgtgtcagatagtgtaaatgacttagtgtgtgtgtgtgtgtgtgtgtgtgtgtgtgcatcaggatctggtgatctgtccacaggcgAATCTAgatgttctggtctctgatgaacataatctctggatgctgatccaccatctagtctggatacaaactgtgaaaacagattgagaaagagacaggactgaTATTAGCGttgatgccattctttttacgatgtcacaagtacatcgtattttaggagtagtgttcccagttccagctgatctaagtAACGCAGCCTAataatcctttaacagatttgaataataaaaagtaagctaaattaaaaagatgtgtcttttaatctagatttaaactggcagagtgtgtctgcttcttaaacagagttagggagattgttccagagtttaggtgctagataggaaaatgatctgccgcccgcagttgattttgatattctaggtattatcaattggccagagttttgagaacgcagcggacgggcaggactatgaTGTGATaagagctaaaccattcagggctttataggtaattaatacgattttaaaatctatccgatgtttgatagggagccagtgcaatgttgacagaaccgggctaatatgatcatacttcctagttctagtaaggactatAGCGCAGGTTCACCTGTAGATGAGGTTCACCTGTAGACaattaccaaacaaacaaaaagagcacATGCACAGGTTACTGAGCCAATCCTTAGGGGGAGCTGCAAgtcaacataaatatatacacatcctAGGGATGTAAcggttcttttttaaaaaagaaaaaaaaaatgtgttaccaTCATGAAAGTCATGATATaacaaaaaactgagaaaaaaagtagGCTCTTTTGTAAAGGCTGCTTTACTAATTATCTTCTGTGCTTCTCTATGTCTATTCATTTTTGTCTACTTGCACATGTATTAATTTTGACAGATCTGGATCTTTAAGGGTCTGCTGGCTGCAATAGATTCTTtatattgaaaattaaaatagaacacATCTTTCTAAATGTGGTTGTggtatgatttaaaataagattatttaaatatttaaatattttttctctctgtctttgtctctgtactttttaatttcttttcagatGTATGTCCTCTCAGACCTTCAAATCCTCCTACAGTCAGAACCACTTCAGTCATTCTGACACAGAAACAGATCTGCAGCTTAATTCTCATCAACCAGCACTTAATGACCTAAAGAGAGTCATAAAGCAGCACAAAACCAGCATGAAGAAAAAGTATGAAAGCTTATTTGAGGCAGTCAACCTCCAAGAGAATCAAACCCTCCTGAACAGGATTTACACACAGTTGTACATcatagagggagagagtgaaggagtgaatgaagaacatgaggtGCTGCAGATAAAGAAAAGTTATAGTACATATCAAGCCACTTCAATCAACTACAGTGACATCTTTAATCCTTCACCTGAACTAGCAGATGAGGAAATAAGAGAgaacaaagacaaaataaagactgttcttactaaaggcatcgctggaattggaaaaactgtctctgtgcagaaattcattctggactgggctgagggaaaagccaatcaagatgtagatttcatgtttgttcttACATTTGAGAGAGCTGAACTTGGTTAAAGATAATCAGTACagtcttcacagacttctgctTGATTTTCATCCTGAACTTCAAGATCTGGACCCAAAGATTTATGGGGAATGTAAAGTTGTGTttatctttgatggtctggatgaaagcagaatttcagaaatgtttttagaaagtCAAAAAGTTTCTGATGTGACTGAGATTTCATCAGTGGGTCTGTTGATGTCAAGCCTCATGAGAGGATATCTacttccctctgctctcatctggatcaccaccagaccagcagcagccaaccAGATCCTCGGACTACATCAACCGTGTGACAGTAATTCAGGGATTCAATGACCCTCAGAAagaggaatatttcaggaagagAATCCGTGATGAGCATCAAGCCAGCAGAATCATCTCAAACATCAGAAGAGCAAGAAGCCTCCacatcatgtgtcacatcccTGTCTTCTGCTGGATTTCAGCCAATGTGCTTCAAAACATCCTGAAACAAGATCTCAGTGCAGAAGTccctcaaactctgactgaaatgtacatctACTTCCTGCTCATTCAAACAAACATGAGGAACCAGAAGTATGAAAAGAGACATCCAAAGAAACTCCTGCAGTTCAGCAGAGAAGTGATTGTGAAACTTGCTGAACTGGCTTTCAATCAGATGATGAAGGGCAATGTGATGTTTTATGAGGAGGATCTGAGAGAGAGCGGCATAGACGTCACTGATGCTTCAGTGTATTCTGGGATCTGCACTgagatcttcagagaggagtCTGTGATTCACCAAAGGAAGGTTTACAGCTTTATACATCTGAGCTTTCAAGAGTTTTTTGCAGCACTGTAtgtgttttactgttatttacacaaaaacagCGAGGTTCTGAAAATGTTCCTGACAGGAAAGTCCAAATGCCAGGGTGAAAATATTTCTCTGGATGTGTTTCTGAATGAAGCAGTGAATAAAGCTTTGGAGAGTAAAAATGGACACCTGGATCTTTTCCTTAGATTTCTTCATGGCATCTCACTGGAGTCTaatcagagactcttacagGATGTACTGATACACACCGAGAACAACCCAGAGagcattaaaacaataattcacaaccttaaacaaagtcaaaattatCAGGTTAGTCCTGACAGATGGATAAATCTGACACACTGTTTGATTGAGATGAAGGATAACTCAGTTGTTGAAGAAATGCAGGCATTTTTAAACTCTAaatcaaaaaaagagaaaatcttACTCCTGTTCAATGCTCAACCTTGGCAAACATAATCCTGATGTCAGAGGAGGTGCTGGATGAGCTAGACTTCAATAACAACATCAGATCAAAAGAGGGCAGATGGAGACTGGTACCTGCTGTGAGGAACTGCAGAAAAGCTGTGTAAGTGTGAAAATATGAAGTTTAGCACACATTGTGACAGAAGTTTGATGTGCTATATAGATGTGTTTCTGTTCACAAGCATAAATGTTAAGTGATGTTTCTTATCTCAAGCAATAATtgctattatgtttttattttttttatttttatttttagttcagttGCTTTGTAGAATGCTTTGTCAACATAACTAGTCAATGCAGTCCAAATTCATATCAGTCATTTAGGTGATTTTAGTCAATAGGATTGGCCTATGATAATAAAGTAACTATACTCCATATTATCAACTCCAGGCCTGGAGGCCAATGTCCTGCTGATTTTAGCTTTAAGCCTGACCAGGCatttttaaactcaaacaaaacaaaaaattcttTCCCTTATACAATGCTCAACTTTGGCAAACATAATCCTGATGTCAGAGGAGGTGCTGAGTTTGATCTTAAAAAATTCACCATTAAATCAAAAGATGGGAATCAGAGACTGTTACCTGCTCTCAGGaactgcagaaaagctctgCAAGTCTGAAAAACAGAAcacaattatattaaacataacatttaacaaaaattatgttggaagtgttatgttttattaaggtttttttttcagaagcgTGAAAGCCTCTAAGTCTACCCCAGTTGCtgagtttagctctaaccctgACCAAATACCCTTAATTATTCCCAGTGTTTAAAAATTACACGTACAAAGTACATTTATGTACTTTTAATCATGTAATGTACTTGTGTAGTTTTTCGTTTGTTTGGAACAGACCAGAGAGCGAAGGTTAAATCAGCATGATATTATATGGTAAAGCTTGTTAACTAAGGCAGTGCTTCTCAAACCTGTCCTCATTATCCAAGCACTGCACATTTTGGATGTCTTCCTCATCCAACGTGTCTGATTTAACTCATCAACTCATTTGTGGAGACTTCAAGACATGAATTGAATTGTGGTTCAACTGATTTGGAAGGCatctaaaatgtacaataacagGGTCAACAGGACAGGTTTGAGAAGCACTGAAGTGTTTCAGTCTGGTGGGGACATCAGCACACATTCTTTTTAAACTATcctttctgttttcagtttggCAGGCTGTAATCTCACTGGTCAGCACTGTGAAATTGTGGCTTCTGCTCTACAATCACCAAACTCACCCCTGAGAGAGCTGTACCTGAGTAACAATcctctgcaggattcaggagtgaagctgctcgctgctggactgaagagtccaaactgtcaacTCAACACattgaggtttgtgtttttaattttgtgatttttaataattaaagagGAGAACTTTTTGGGACACTGTTCTGTATTTTAACGTAAATCACAGCAGTGTACATCTGTGAAGAACACAGACTGTTTAACAactatacacaatacacaactATTAGCCAATTACAGCAGTGGCCGTTTACTTCTGAGTCTATAACTCGCCATGCATTATCTCTAagttatgatgtttttttatgtaaaacctcagagaacagtacaaaatacaaaaaaggcaTTGGGTGAcccttttaaaactgaaatgaaataaaaaaaacttggttAACGTATATTGAACCGAGGCAATACAGTGATCTGTCACgacacattaaagagccacaaaactctttttatagtttgagtttatttaaaaataacacactttAAAAGCTGAAAGTCATGAGACCTTGTTTAATATCAAAAGTGttgtcagttttctctt carries:
- the LOC122334777 gene encoding LOW QUALITY PROTEIN: protein NLRC3-like (The sequence of the model RefSeq protein was modified relative to this genomic sequence to represent the inferred CDS: inserted 3 bases in 2 codons; deleted 1 base in 1 codon) → MYSDKYKRVEGQEQNKMSAYKLSVCEEREEEDPVYTPRTASSGFSCVSMKSNCSMREPPYLSEVDTQRLASSGFSCVSMKSNNSMCEPPYLSEVDTQRLASSRFICVSLKSNSSMREPPYLSEVNTQRPASSGFSFVSVKSNNSMCEPPYLTDGPAVNFVCMSSQTFKSSYSQNHFSHSDTETDLQLNSHQPALNDLKRVIKQHKTSMKKKYESLFEAVNLQENQTLLNRIYTQLYIIEGESEGVNEEHEVLQIKKSYSTYQATSINYSDIFNPSPELADEEIRENKDKIKTVLTKGIAGIGKTVSVQKFILDWAEGKANQDVDFMFVLTFRELNLVKDNQYSLHRLLLDFHPELQDLDPKIYGECKVVFIFDGLDESRISEMFLESQKVSDVTEISSVGLLMSSLMRGYLLPSALIWITTRPAAANQIXSDYINRVTVIQGFNDPQKEEYFRKRIRDEHQASRIISNIRRARSLHIMCHIPVFCWISANVLQNILKQDLSAEVPQTLTEMYIYFLLIQTNMRNQKYEKRHPKKLLQFSREVIVKLAELAFNQMMKGNVMFYEEDLRESGIDVTDASVYSGICTEIFREESVIHQRKVYSFIHLSFQEFFAALYVFYCYLHKNSEVLKMFLTGKSKCQGENISLDVFLNEAVNKALESKNGHLDLFLRFLHGISLESNQRLLQDVLIHTENNPESIKTIIHNLKQSQNYQVSPDRWINLTHCLIEMKDNSVVEEMQAFLNSKSKKEXNLTPVQCSTLANIILMSEEVLDELDFNNNIRSKEGRWRLVPAVRNCRKAVLAGCNLTGQHCEIVASALQSPNSPLRELYLSNNPLQDSGVKLLAAGLKSPNCQLNTLSWPSIFNKYKRHEGCGQIISVYLLSLSLSDITSRKSFRIYF